A stretch of DNA from Tachyglossus aculeatus isolate mTacAcu1 chromosome 5, mTacAcu1.pri, whole genome shotgun sequence:
ctcagttccctcatctgtaaaatggggattaagactatgagccccccgtgggacaacttgatcaccttgtaacctccccagggtttagaacagtgctttgcacatagtaagcgcttaataaatgccaccattatttttattactattattaactgaggTATTTAAACTTTAAACGGTATGGAAGCTGGCAAAATTATTTTATTGTAAAGTCAAGATAATATACAGTGTATGATGGTGTGCTAAAAATAACAAAGAGCAGTGCAGCAGGTCTTATTAGCTCACCTGGTAGGAAAAGCTGACATTTTGGCTTTAAGGAATCAAGTTCTCGTTGCCAGTAGCATTGGGAGGAAAATATTCAGATGTCACTTCCTGCAAAGATATATCGCAGAAGTTACAATGCTTCAGCACTTACCTTCCTCTATATCCCTCAGCAGTCGTTCTCGTTTCCATTTTAATACATAGGTTTGCAGTTGTTAAGACTTAAGCATGCTTTGTGTTCTAACTGCTCTTTAATTTCCTCCTTTGTAGAGTAAGGGGTTCAAAGCAGATGAATACGCTGCAATGTGCACGCTATGTTTACCAGACAGAAGGCATTCGTGGATTTTATAGAGGTCTAACTGCCTCATATGCTGGAATTTCCGAAACCATAATCTGTTTTGCTATTTATGAGAGTTTAAAGAAGTACCTGAAAAATGTCCAGTTGACTCCTGCAACAAATGGGACCGAAAGAAATCGAAACTCCACAAATTTTTTTGGACTTatggctgctgctgctatttccaAGGGATGTGCCTCCTGCATTGCTTATCCACATGGTATGTCATCCTCTTTTTTCACCTCTTACCAAGTGTAATGCCAGAAATGGGGGAGGGACTTAGTCTAGTAACCCACCACGAACAGCTGTGGAAAGCCCGAAGGGAATTTGAAACCTTGATCACGGGTCCACACACTGTTTTAAATCGCAGTTCTGGTGGTCTCAGAGACGGCTATTTCCGTGATTTCATCTGATGAGGAATAAAAGAACTTCTGATTCCAGGATCTGATTTCTACATGGCAGGTTCAGGTGAAAAACACAAAGAGTGGCATGAACTTCACTTGTGTCCCTTACAAAAGCATTATGAGTCCTTGCTCCGGACCAGTACCGGTGACTCTGAAAGAAGTCCAACGCTACTCTGTTGTCAGATATGTCCTAGACACTGCTGACCTTTGTTTTCATTTGGATAAAATTAAGAGAAtccacatagcctagtggaaagagcttaggaccttggttctagtcctggtgccgccccttgtctgctgtttgggcaaatcacttgtctttgcctcaattccctcatctataaaatggggattaagactgtgagccccatgcgggatatggactgtgtccaacctgattagcttgtttctaccccagcacttaatacagtgccaggcacatagtaagcacttaacaggtaccatttcaAAACAAATTTAAATACAGATGTTCTCCCAGGTGTCAGTAATGTATGCAATTTCCATGCTGCCAAAAGCTGAAGTCTTGTGATCTACTCTCCAATTTAGCTGATGGGACGTTACTAGTAAACGTTGCATCAGGCCACTGATAATTAGGATTTGACTAAGAAATCTTGTGTCAGGAGTTTTCTTTCTTTAAGAAACAGCTAAAGAATGATTATAGATTCTGGCTCAGTTTACATctggtgggccccatgtgggacctgcttatcttgtatctaccccagtacttagtacagtatacagcgcttaacaaatactattgttactagtagcaatagtagtagtaatgataataaacgGCTCTGAGCCAGCCACAAATGTAGCAGCAAACTCCTAGCATGCTGTGTCCCTGATAATAGCGGTAGGTGGGGATTAATAAAAGTCCATAAAAGGTTCTTACGCCAAAATAATCGCCCATGCCTTGCTTACATAGTCCTGGGTGGGGTTGTGGAAAGCGCACAGACCCCTTGAAGGGGCTTCTTACAGGAGCAGGCAAAATTCAGTTCCTGGTgagtggttggtttttttttaggcACTGAGTATTAGGATTTATTGGTCAATCTAAATGATGTCAGGCTTCCTTCAAATATCCAGTTTACAGAATCTTCCTCTCCTCTTatacctcatttttttttatagtatttaagcactgggctaatcaggttgcacaccttccatgtctcacatggcgctcacagtcttgatctcttttacagatgaggcaattaggcacagagaagttaagtgatttgccaaaggtcacacagcaggcaagtggcaggtggagctgggattagaacccaagtcattcttACTCCTAGtcccgtgcgctatccattagaccacactgcttctccattcatcctGTCCCTCTTGGGTTTTCGGTTGAGGGATGCCTATTTTCTGAATattttgaatgattgaatatttgATGCTGCCCAACTACATGATGATGACATTAAGTAGCAAAAAGTGTTCCTTAGTCAAAATTGCTATCCAATCCAGGTTTAGTAGTAAAGGAATAATTGCTATACCAGTTTCTCTAAAGGTTTCTTCTACTTTACTAGAAACACATTAGTGAATCAGAACGTAATGCACAAGACAGTGGGTTGGTTGAGTAAGGCACCCATTACTAGTGTAAGAGACTATTAAAATTTGCGGTGGTCACTTTGAGTTATTTCTCTGGCAAACTCCTTAACATGACCAAGTAACGCGATCAATGTAAATGACCACTGGCCTGTCAGACACACAAATAAGAGGCGTGTTTGCAATAGTGAACTTGTATTTTGTCTGTTGCAGAGGTCATAAGGACACGACTGCGTGAGGAAGGCACTAAGTACAAGGCTTTCATTCAGACAGCCCGCCTGGTGGCTCGTGAAGAAGGTTATCTTGCCTTCTATCGAGGACTCTTCGCCCAGCTCATCAGGCAGATACCAAACACTGCCATCGTGTTGTCCACGTATGAGCTCATCGTGTACCTGTTAGAAGATCACGCTAAGTAACAGGCCAAGGAGGGTACtctagaaaaatgaaatgaaaactctGGCAGAGAAATTTCTTCATTGACGATTAGACTGTTGCAGGAAGGGCCCTCCCGTCTGTGGCCCTTCTCACCTGCTGGACATTTCCTTTTGGATTCATGCTTTCTGGAAGGTTTCAATTCATTAACGTTAATAGTTAATTATCTTTTTTTAACTTAAAAAGACTTCAGAATTAAGCAGCTACTAAATTAAATCATGCTATTTAATTTAAGGATAAACTCGTTCTGTGTCCTCTTTGTGTTCACTGTACTGTCAACGTTAATAATATTTAGTCAGGGAACTTGAGTACTTTCCTAAAATGTGTCTCAGAGATATTCATTAAAATGGTAAGGCTAATGGAAAACTGACTTTTGCTCTTGACTAGATAGAGCCTTGGGCTCCTGGTGTCAAAAACATCACTTTCCAGTTGTGGTGGCCCCCAACAGgcgtgttgttgttttttctccaCAGTACTGTATAAATGCTTCTAACTTCTGAGCACAAAAGGTGTAGCTTTCTGGTCGTATAATTCAGAGTATACACAGACATTCTTGGAAATGGTTGTACTCTTCTGTCacctccaattaaaaaaaaatatgaagctTCCTGGCTGCTAGTCCATTTAAAGTCTCCTTAGACTCCCTCTGACCTCTTCCCCCCCAACATAGACACATACACACTGGTGACCCACTGGCTGTGAAGtatcattgaaataaataaaataccattaagGCAACCTCCTGTCTAGGCTCTCATTGTATGATTCAAAGTCATGATCAACATCCATCTAGTGTTGTAGCAGTTTGCTGGGTTCCATTATCTGGTGTGATACTGCATTTGGAAGAAAATAGGACCTCTCTAGACATTCCCCTTCCacaccattcatttaatcgtatttattgagcgtttactgtgtgcagagcactgtaataagcgcttgggaagtacaaatcaggatCTCTCTCGTACCTATCCAACATTTTGCTGCTGTTTGGAGCATCTTGGAGTGCAAGGGGAGGAAATCCGTCTCTAATGAGGGAGGTCCTGGAAAAGGCACACCAACAAGTTGAATCACCTCAGTGTACATCTTTCTTTACCAAAATCAGAAAATAGTTATACTTAAATAGTAAATAAGGTTTTGGTCATGTGAAATTATTAGCTGCCTTTTTTTAACCCCTTCCTTGGGATTAGATGGTTTTCATATTGAAGTTTGTTAATGAAATGACTAGAAGGGCTGGGAATGTGGTTCCGGTGCCTGCTATATCCAGATGTGATCTGTTCAAATTCACTTTCCTGCAGGCAAATGGGGAGAGGGCTATTTTTTTCCCATTGCACTGAAGAGATTAATCTTGGCTTGACTTTTAACGCAGTTGGCATTCTCTGCTAACTTGCCTCAGCAGCTGTGACACATGCTAGAGACCAGAAAATATTGGTGCCAGACTTTCCTGCTGTTGAAATGAACAATAAAGGCAGTCATGATCTCAGCAGGTGTCTTTAGCTTTTTGTGCCGATCTCTGCCCAAGAAATAAACACAGCAGCGAGCAGTGTTTCTCTGTTTAATCAAAGGCTCAGTAGCAATCCGTTCTCCCTTTAGGAGCATTGATGGTAAAACATGAGTCTTTTTTAAAACGAATGCCTAACCTGATACGATTCAATCTGAAAGTTTAGAAATTGAATGGCTTGGTTACTATCTTTATTCTATTGTATAGtatttgttgtattctcccaagcgcgtagtacagtcctctgcacaaagtaagccctcaaataccattgacttgaCTATTTTCTGGGTTTAATGGCTCTGCACACTTCTTAGCAACTGGGttcgtggctagagaagcagtgtggcgtagtggattgagcatggtcttgggagccaggctgtgggttctagtgctgactctgccacttgtcatttaacttctctgggtatcagttacctcatctgtaaaatggggattaaggctctgagccccatgtgggacgacttgattaccttccatctaccccaacgcttagaacagtgcttggcacgtggtaagcacttaacaaatactatcattattattattaaatggaacaAGAAGAGATGCAAAGACACAGCAAAGACTCAAAGTTTACTTTCATTTATATGTGCATGAAGTGGGGAATTTGTGTCACTGAATGGCTTGGAGAAAACTAATCCAGGGATAGCCAGCATGTACCTCCAGAAGGTTGAGATCAACAAGGGTCCAAGGGTGGGGGTTGATGGGAATCTTAATttgcatcagcctcatctcctGGACATCTCAGCTAAAGTTTGtaggttttttattattattattgctacctgttcaccctcctacttagactgtgagcctcatgtgggaagtgattatcttgtatctaacctggtgtttagcacagtgcctggtacatagtaagcacttaacaaatgtcttccCAGATATTAATGGGGAACAAAACAGATCGGATGGGGGATCAGTCATCCCTTCTGTCTCTTAATTTGTTGCATTTCAGTCAGATGGGCAAAGAACTATAGTCAGAGCTCACCAAATGATTAGTTTTCCAGTCAAATGAAAATACCACTCAATATAGCAAGTATATTTGTATGCACCTGCAAAAGAGGGCAGCCTTTAAAATGGGCCTATGGCAGCAGAAACAGTACTTCCTTGCCTAAACTAAGAATAAAGTGAAATCCAGTTTAGCAACCTTAGTTAGGTTGCCTTAGAGAACAGTAAAATCCATAATCCTGTTCCCATTAAGATCTGCTTTATGTCAGACTCAGCCTCTTTTCCTAGTGGATTCACCTCACCAATAATGTCATGTAACTGGTAGAGCAAGTTGGCCTATAATtttattctctgtccctctgggCCAAATTCAGTGGGCAAAGGGCAGCAGCAATTAGAAAAATCTAATAGGTGGGCAGTTGTatgccacaattttttttaaaattatgctGAAGTCACTGAACGTTTCAATCCAATAGCAAAAAAACCAGGAGGATTTATTTTGGCTTCTGAAAGGGAATTCTCAAAGATTCTGTTTCACTGAAAGTTAGCTTCAGAGGGCTTCGCAGAAGCTCGAGCCTTTCCTGGGTCCCAAGCCTCCACG
This window harbors:
- the SLC25A33 gene encoding solute carrier family 25 member 33, which produces MATAAQHKENTLLHLFAGGCGGTVGAIFTCPLEVIKTRLQSSRLALRTVYYPQVQLGTISGAGMVRPTSVTPGLLQVLKSILEKEGPRSLFRGLGPNLVGVAPSRAVYFACYSKAKEQFNGIFVPNSNIVHIFSAGSAAFITNSLMNPIWMVKTRMQLERRVRGSKQMNTLQCARYVYQTEGIRGFYRGLTASYAGISETIICFAIYESLKKYLKNVQLTPATNGTERNRNSTNFFGLMAAAAISKGCASCIAYPHEVIRTRLREEGTKYKAFIQTARLVAREEGYLAFYRGLFAQLIRQIPNTAIVLSTYELIVYLLEDHAK